One Amycolatopsis sp. NBC_00355 genomic window carries:
- a CDS encoding DNA-directed RNA polymerase subunit beta': MLDVNFFDELRIGLATADDIRQWSFGEVKKPETINYRTLKPEKDGLFCEKIFGPTRDWECYCGKYKRVRFKGIICERCGVEVTRAKVRRERMGHIELAAPVTHIWYFKGVPSRLGYLLDLAPKDLEKIIYFAAYVITGVNTELRHNDLPTLENEIGVERKNLETKRDADIESRAQKLEADLAELEAEGAKSDVRRKVKEGGEREMRQLRDRAGRELDRLEEVWTTFTKLDTRQLIADELLYRELVDRYGEYFTGGMGAEAIQKLAAEFDVAAEADNLRDTIRNGKGQKKLRALKRLKVVAAFQATGNDPRGMVLDAVPVIPPDLRPMVQLDGGRFATSDLNDLYRRVINRNNRLKRLIDLGAPEIIVNNEKRMLQEAVDALFDNGRRGRPVTGPGNRPLKSLSDLLKGKQGRFRQNLLGKRVDYSGRSVIIVGPQLKLHQCGLPKDMALELFKPFVMKRLVDLNHAQNIKSAKRMVERSRPQVWDVLEEVITGHPVMLNRAPTLHRLGIQAFEPQLVEGKAIQLHPLVCEAFNADFDGDQMAVHLPLSAEAQAEARILMLSANNILSPASGRPLAMPRLDMVTGLFHLTRLTENAEGAGNAYSSPAEAIMAFDRKALSLHAPIKIRVTDRQPAKADEARLAEKGWEPGKMWLAETTLGRVLFNELLPADYPFINEPMPKKRQAAIVNDLAERYSMTQVAQTLDRLKDAGFYWATRSGVTVAISDVLTPVGKKAILDEYEGKASQVEKRYQRGQLSHTERNNELVKVWTQATEEVHKIMETALPDDNPIAMIVKSGAAGNMTQVRSLAGMRGLVSNPKGEYIPRPIKANFREGLSVAEYFIATHGARKGLADTALRTADSGYLTRRLVDVSQDVIVREVDCGTTRGIMMPIGEDIGDGKVLRDQHVETSVYARNLATDAVDAKGNVVLNAADDIGDPALDKLISSGISKVKVRSVLTCESAVGVCATCYGRSMATGLLVDVGEAVGIVAAQSIGEPGTQLTMRTFHQGGVAGDDITTGLPRVTELFEARVPKGKAPIADVDGRVRIEESERFWKITLIPDDGGEEIVFDKLSKRQRLANTPNGPLGDGDHVNVGQQLLEGTPDPHEVLRVMGPREAQMHLTDEVQKVYRAQGVSIHDKHIEVIVRQMLRRVTVIDSGGTDFLPGELPERTKFEARNRSTVSEGGEPASGRPVLMGITKASLTTDSWLSAASFQETTRVLTDAAINGRSDRLVGLKENVIIGKLIPAGTGINKYRNIQVQPTEEARVAAYAIPSYDDGYYTPDVFGTGTGAAVPLDDYDFGRDFR, from the coding sequence GTGCTGGACGTCAATTTCTTCGATGAGCTCCGCATCGGCCTTGCCACCGCTGACGACATCCGCCAGTGGTCCTTCGGTGAGGTGAAGAAGCCGGAGACCATCAACTACCGCACGCTCAAGCCCGAGAAGGACGGCCTCTTCTGCGAGAAGATCTTCGGCCCGACCCGGGACTGGGAGTGCTACTGCGGCAAGTACAAGCGCGTCCGCTTCAAGGGCATCATCTGTGAGCGCTGCGGCGTCGAGGTGACCCGCGCCAAGGTGCGCCGCGAGCGGATGGGCCACATCGAGCTGGCCGCTCCGGTCACCCACATCTGGTACTTCAAGGGTGTTCCGTCCCGCCTCGGCTACCTGCTGGACCTGGCGCCGAAGGACCTCGAGAAGATCATCTACTTCGCTGCTTACGTCATCACAGGCGTGAACACGGAGCTGCGCCACAACGACCTGCCGACCCTCGAGAACGAGATCGGCGTCGAGCGCAAGAACCTCGAGACCAAGCGTGACGCGGACATCGAGTCCCGCGCCCAGAAGCTGGAAGCCGACCTGGCCGAGCTGGAGGCGGAGGGCGCCAAGTCCGACGTCCGCCGCAAGGTCAAGGAAGGCGGCGAGCGCGAGATGCGTCAGCTGCGTGACCGCGCCGGTCGCGAGCTGGACCGCCTCGAAGAGGTCTGGACGACCTTCACGAAGCTCGACACCCGTCAGCTGATCGCCGACGAGCTGCTCTACCGCGAGCTCGTCGACCGCTACGGCGAATACTTCACCGGCGGCATGGGCGCGGAGGCCATCCAGAAGCTGGCCGCCGAGTTCGACGTCGCGGCCGAGGCCGACAACCTGCGCGACACCATCCGCAACGGCAAGGGGCAGAAGAAGCTCCGCGCGCTGAAGCGGCTCAAGGTCGTCGCGGCCTTCCAGGCCACCGGCAACGACCCGCGCGGCATGGTGCTCGACGCCGTCCCGGTCATCCCGCCGGACCTGCGCCCGATGGTGCAGCTCGACGGTGGCCGGTTCGCGACGTCGGACCTGAACGACCTGTACCGCCGCGTGATCAACCGCAACAACCGCCTCAAGCGGCTGATCGACCTCGGCGCGCCCGAGATCATCGTCAACAACGAGAAGCGGATGCTGCAGGAGGCCGTCGACGCGCTGTTCGACAACGGCCGCCGCGGGCGTCCGGTCACCGGCCCGGGCAACCGGCCGCTGAAGTCGCTGTCGGACCTCCTCAAGGGCAAGCAGGGCCGGTTCCGCCAGAACCTGCTCGGCAAGCGCGTGGACTACTCGGGCCGTTCGGTCATCATCGTCGGTCCGCAGCTGAAGCTGCACCAGTGCGGTCTGCCGAAGGACATGGCGCTCGAGCTGTTCAAGCCGTTCGTCATGAAGCGGCTGGTCGACCTGAACCACGCGCAGAACATCAAGTCCGCCAAGCGGATGGTGGAGCGCTCGCGGCCGCAGGTGTGGGACGTGCTGGAAGAGGTCATCACCGGTCACCCGGTGATGCTGAACCGCGCACCGACCCTGCACCGTCTCGGCATCCAGGCCTTCGAGCCGCAGCTGGTCGAGGGCAAGGCCATCCAGCTGCACCCGCTGGTCTGCGAGGCGTTCAACGCGGACTTCGACGGTGACCAGATGGCGGTGCACCTGCCGCTGTCGGCCGAGGCGCAGGCCGAGGCCCGGATCCTGATGCTGTCGGCGAACAACATCCTGTCGCCGGCGTCGGGCCGTCCGCTCGCCATGCCGCGGCTGGACATGGTGACGGGTCTGTTCCACCTGACCCGCCTCACCGAGAACGCCGAGGGCGCGGGCAACGCGTACTCGTCGCCGGCCGAGGCCATCATGGCCTTCGACCGCAAGGCGCTGAGCCTGCACGCCCCGATCAAGATCCGTGTCACCGACCGTCAGCCGGCGAAGGCCGACGAGGCGCGGCTCGCGGAGAAGGGCTGGGAGCCGGGCAAGATGTGGCTCGCCGAGACCACGCTCGGCCGGGTCCTGTTCAACGAGCTGCTGCCGGCGGACTACCCGTTCATCAACGAGCCGATGCCGAAGAAGCGGCAGGCCGCGATCGTGAACGACCTCGCCGAGCGCTACTCGATGACGCAGGTCGCGCAGACCCTGGACCGGCTCAAGGACGCCGGTTTCTACTGGGCGACCCGCTCGGGCGTCACCGTCGCCATCTCGGACGTGCTCACCCCGGTGGGCAAGAAGGCCATCCTCGACGAGTACGAGGGCAAGGCCTCCCAGGTGGAGAAGCGCTACCAGCGTGGTCAGCTGTCGCACACCGAGCGCAACAACGAGCTCGTCAAGGTGTGGACGCAGGCCACCGAAGAGGTCCACAAGATCATGGAGACGGCGCTGCCGGACGACAACCCGATCGCCATGATCGTGAAGTCGGGCGCGGCGGGCAACATGACGCAGGTCCGGTCGCTGGCCGGCATGCGTGGTCTGGTGTCGAACCCGAAGGGTGAGTACATCCCGCGTCCGATCAAGGCCAACTTCCGTGAAGGCCTGTCGGTGGCGGAGTACTTCATCGCGACGCACGGTGCCCGGAAGGGCCTGGCGGACACGGCGCTGCGGACCGCCGACTCGGGTTACCTGACCCGGCGTCTGGTGGACGTCTCGCAGGACGTCATCGTCCGCGAGGTCGACTGCGGCACGACCCGCGGCATCATGATGCCGATCGGCGAGGACATCGGCGACGGCAAGGTGCTGCGCGACCAGCACGTCGAGACGTCGGTGTACGCGCGGAACCTCGCGACGGACGCGGTGGACGCCAAGGGCAACGTCGTGCTGAACGCGGCGGACGACATCGGCGACCCGGCACTGGACAAGCTGATCTCCAGCGGCATCTCGAAGGTCAAGGTCCGCTCGGTCCTGACCTGCGAGTCGGCCGTCGGTGTCTGCGCGACCTGCTACGGCCGCTCGATGGCGACGGGTCTGCTCGTCGACGTCGGCGAGGCCGTGGGTATCGTCGCGGCCCAGTCGATCGGTGAGCCGGGTACGCAGCTGACGATGCGTACGTTCCACCAGGGTGGTGTGGCCGGTGACGACATCACGACCGGTCTGCCGCGTGTCACCGAGCTGTTCGAGGCCCGCGTCCCGAAGGGCAAGGCGCCGATCGCCGACGTCGATGGCCGCGTGCGCATCGAGGAGAGCGAGCGGTTCTGGAAGATCACGCTGATCCCGGACGACGGCGGCGAAGAGATCGTCTTCGACAAGCTGTCCAAGCGTCAGCGGCTCGCGAACACCCCGAACGGCCCGCTGGGCGACGGTGACCACGTCAACGTCGGGCAGCAGCTGCTCGAGGGCACCCCGGACCCGCACGAGGTCCTGCGCGTGATGGGCCCGCGTGAGGCGCAGATGCACCTCACCGACGAGGTCCAGAAGGTGTACCGGGCCCAGGGTGTGTCGATCCACGACAAGCACATCGAGGTCATCGTCCGGCAGATGCTGCGCCGGGTGACGGTCATCGATTCGGGTGGCACGGACTTCCTGCCGGGCGAGCTGCCCGAGCGGACCAAGTTCGAGGCACGCAACCGTTCGACGGTCTCCGAAGGCGGCGAGCC